AGTATTAATCCTTGTATCAACTTGGAATTAATCGAGAAGACTGGCCGGCCCTAGCCTAGGTAGATGGATGAATCGACTACACTAAGTATATAACTGTTGTAGTTTACGGTATACTACTATTTTGTTTCGCAATTTGATGACTCACCTGTTCAGAAAAATAAATGcagaaatactagtattaaaattaaaaacatagaACTGAGATACTCCATGAGTCACTCCTCCTAGTAGTTGTAGGAGAAGATTTTCTTTGCACAGTGGGTCCCACGGCACAGCCCCTCAATGCCACAACCTTGATCAATAAATACCACAGCCTCAACTCACCCCATCTTCACCAATCACAACCACCTTAAattctcctctcctctcctcccccccccaaaaaaaaaaatggcgATCAGGAAATCCAGCAAACTCTCTCAAGCAGCAACTCTGAAACAAATCATGAAACGATGCTCTAGCTTGGGCAAGAAACACGGCTACGACGAAGACGGCCTCCCCGTCGACGTCCCCAAAGGCCACTTCGCCGTCTACGTGGGCAAAAACC
This genomic interval from Salvia splendens isolate huo1 chromosome 13, SspV2, whole genome shotgun sequence contains the following:
- the LOC121760978 gene encoding auxin-responsive protein SAUR50-like — encoded protein: MAIRKSSKLSQAATLKQIMKRCSSLGKKHGYDEDGLPVDVPKGHFAVYVGKNRSRYIVPISFLSHPQFQCLLHRAEEEFGFDHEMGLTLPCEEVFFRSLTSMIR